The sequence GTCGGTGACCGGCGTACTGGAACGGATGGAGAGGATGGGGCCCTCGATTTCCGCCACGGGCCTGGACCGAGAGAAGGTCCTCGCCGTTGAGTTCAAGCTCCTGCTCCGAGCGGTCTCCAAGTGAAGCGGAAGCATTCATTCAGTGGGGGAGCGATATTCCCTTCATCTTCGTCATTTCGCTAAGTCAGCTTACTTTTCTCCTTGATCACCCTTGCAGGACATCCGGCGGCTATTGAGAATGGTGGAATGCTCTTTGTCACTACGGAATTCATTCCGATCACGGAATTCTCACCGATCACCACCCCTCCCTTTATGAAAGATCCCGCCCCAATCCAACAATTGTCTCTCACCTCGATGTCTCCGCTCTCTTCCTTTCGGGGGAATCTGGAAAAGTCTTGATCGGCCACATATCCAGATGTATACATGCTCACAAATGGCCCTATTGCACAACCCTTTCCGATGATTACCTTGGCCCCATTGTTTGCCTCAATGACCGAGAACCTACCAATATATGAACCGGCACCGAGTCTTATGGACCGCAGATCTCCATTGTAGACCGAGACGCTTATCCCAGGTCCTCGAAACTGAAAGCTTTCATCAATATCGTGATAAACGCGGTATCGATGATAGCGGAATCTATAATCGATCAATGCCAGCTTCTCAAGGGCATAACCCCAAGCGGTCATCACACTTACCATTTTGACACCTGGTTGAAACCTTGAAGAGATTATTGTTCAGTAGTCAATTTGAC is a genomic window of Methanomassiliicoccales archaeon containing:
- a CDS encoding acyltransferase; its protein translation is MVSVMTAWGYALEKLALIDYRFRYHRYRVYHDIDESFQFRGPGISVSVYNGDLRSIRLGAGSYIGRFSVIEANNGAKVIIGKGCAIGPFVSMYTSGYVADQDFSRFPRKEESGDIEVRDNCWIGAGSFIKGGVVIGENSVIGMNSVVTKSIPPFSIAAGCPARVIKEKSKLT